In Chitinophaga nivalis, a single genomic region encodes these proteins:
- a CDS encoding hybrid sensor histidine kinase/response regulator — translation MTERPIHILMIDDDEDDFFLVTELLRDISPGQYLLEWAPTYQKGIAAIERRVHDVFLVDYRLGPNTGIDIMHHIQEMQYQMPVIMLTGKGDYAIDQEAMQAGAYDYLVKGEITADLLERSIRYALDEYSHLRSIAESEKKYYGIFEKAHDLIVLADCDRNIIDANPAALKTLHYTKEEILRLHLRDLFQSREQSEHFLDNICNNGVTNTQEYEFKNREGKKLVVLINAITLDEAAQIFLCVIQDITEKKKEELEKQYQEKFVITGRIARVIAHEVRNPLTNILLAVSQFKEEEIVSSNEDATLYTDIIERNCTRINQLITELLHSTRMIELHMAPHGINEMVGKALQLSQDRLQLHEIVLQEDLVSPDVLVNADDEKVIIAFLNIIINAVEAMTPSKGILTITTIRHQDKVQLLIGDNGIGIPQEKQARLFDPFYTSKAKGTGLGLTSTQNILLNHKGNIHVDSEPGRGTIFTITLPVAGTVS, via the coding sequence ATGACTGAGCGACCGATACACATCCTGATGATTGATGATGACGAAGATGATTTCTTTCTGGTAACAGAATTACTGCGTGATATATCACCCGGACAATATTTACTGGAATGGGCGCCTACTTATCAAAAAGGCATTGCGGCTATAGAGCGCAGGGTACATGATGTTTTCCTGGTAGATTACCGTTTGGGACCCAATACCGGTATTGACATTATGCATCATATCCAGGAAATGCAATACCAGATGCCCGTGATTATGCTTACTGGGAAAGGCGACTACGCCATTGACCAGGAAGCGATGCAGGCAGGGGCCTATGACTATCTGGTAAAGGGAGAAATCACCGCAGATCTCCTGGAAAGATCTATCCGTTATGCCCTGGATGAATACAGCCATCTTCGTTCCATCGCTGAAAGTGAAAAAAAATATTATGGCATCTTTGAAAAGGCCCATGACCTCATTGTACTGGCCGACTGCGACAGAAACATCATTGATGCCAACCCCGCCGCATTAAAGACCCTGCATTACACTAAAGAAGAAATACTACGCCTGCATCTCCGGGATCTGTTTCAGTCCCGGGAACAAAGTGAACATTTCCTCGATAACATCTGCAACAACGGCGTTACCAACACCCAGGAATATGAATTCAAAAACCGGGAAGGCAAAAAGCTGGTAGTGCTGATCAATGCCATTACCCTGGATGAAGCAGCCCAGATATTCCTTTGTGTGATACAGGACATCACTGAAAAGAAAAAAGAAGAACTGGAAAAACAATACCAGGAGAAATTTGTCATTACCGGCCGTATTGCCCGTGTCATTGCGCATGAGGTCAGAAATCCACTTACCAACATACTACTGGCTGTCAGTCAGTTTAAGGAAGAAGAAATCGTTAGCAGCAATGAAGACGCGACGCTGTATACTGATATCATTGAGCGTAACTGTACCCGTATTAATCAGCTGATTACGGAATTACTGCATAGTACCCGTATGATTGAGTTACACATGGCGCCTCACGGCATTAATGAAATGGTAGGAAAAGCGCTGCAGCTATCGCAGGACCGCCTGCAGTTGCATGAAATTGTACTACAGGAAGACCTGGTAAGCCCGGATGTACTGGTCAATGCAGATGATGAAAAGGTAATCATTGCGTTTCTGAACATTATCATCAATGCTGTAGAGGCTATGACACCAAGCAAAGGTATCCTGACGATTACGACTATACGCCATCAGGATAAAGTGCAATTGCTGATCGGAGATAACGGAATCGGTATTCCGCAGGAAAAACAGGCCCGGTTATTTGATCCGTTTTATACCAGCAAAGCAAAAGGGACCGGACTGGGACTCACCAGTACACAGAACATTCTGCTCAACCACAAAGGCAATATACATGTAGATAGTGAGCCGGGAAGAGGCACGATATTTACCATTACCCTGCCGGTGGCAGGTACGGTATCGTAA
- a CDS encoding sigma-54-dependent transcriptional regulator, whose amino-acid sequence MKNILIIDDEINICTLLSKFLSKHGFDVETTMTGAAALKMMNDKKFDLVLCDYRLKDTDGAQLLQDIRQINPHTIVIIITGYTDVRVAVEMVKNGAYDYLSKPLYPDEILSLVHKAFAHKESEMERLAVQPVASGSAPEVRETLLSRNLSDKNDKYVYGESEGAKELFRQIKLVAPTDYSVIIFGETGTGKESVAHLIHHHSKRNGQPFVALDCGSLSKELAASELFGHEKGSFTGAINTKIGAFEQAQGGTLFLDEISNLSYDIQVALLRVLQEKVIRRVGSLKEIPIDVRIIVASNEKLSESVQRGKFREDLFHRFNEFTIYIPPLRERREDLGLFINAFVKQVERELEKSCGKISAEVWACFQKYSWPGNIRELKNVIRRACLLTPELQDITMVALPLEMKESFLQTVDETPAGGELVLITNDNDLKSVALQAEYNKIINVLKEVKYNKTKAAQVLNIDRKTLYNKLRLLNINY is encoded by the coding sequence ATGAAAAATATCCTGATCATAGATGATGAAATCAATATCTGTACGCTCTTGAGTAAGTTCCTGAGCAAACATGGTTTTGACGTGGAAACTACCATGACGGGTGCTGCTGCGCTGAAAATGATGAATGATAAAAAATTTGACCTGGTGTTGTGTGATTACCGGTTAAAAGATACAGATGGTGCACAGCTACTCCAGGATATTCGGCAGATAAACCCTCATACCATCGTTATCATTATCACCGGTTATACGGATGTACGGGTAGCCGTGGAAATGGTTAAAAACGGGGCGTATGACTATCTCTCCAAACCCTTGTATCCGGACGAAATTCTTAGCCTGGTACACAAGGCATTTGCCCACAAGGAATCAGAGATGGAACGGCTGGCAGTACAACCGGTAGCATCCGGCAGTGCGCCGGAAGTAAGAGAAACACTGCTGTCGCGCAACCTGAGCGATAAAAACGATAAATATGTGTACGGTGAAAGTGAAGGCGCCAAGGAACTTTTCCGGCAGATAAAACTGGTAGCACCTACCGATTACAGTGTGATCATCTTTGGAGAAACCGGTACCGGTAAAGAATCAGTTGCACATCTTATTCATCATCATAGTAAAAGAAACGGACAGCCCTTCGTAGCGCTGGATTGCGGTAGCTTGTCAAAAGAGCTGGCGGCCAGTGAGTTGTTCGGTCACGAAAAAGGTTCCTTCACAGGCGCCATCAATACTAAAATAGGCGCTTTTGAACAGGCGCAGGGTGGTACCCTGTTCCTGGATGAAATATCCAACCTGTCATACGATATCCAGGTGGCGTTGTTAAGGGTACTACAGGAAAAAGTAATCCGCCGGGTAGGAAGCCTGAAGGAAATTCCTATTGATGTACGTATCATTGTAGCCTCCAACGAAAAGCTGTCGGAGTCTGTACAGCGGGGTAAATTCAGAGAAGACCTTTTCCATCGTTTTAATGAATTTACGATCTATATACCGCCATTGAGAGAACGCCGCGAAGACCTGGGATTGTTTATCAATGCCTTTGTGAAGCAGGTGGAAAGAGAACTGGAAAAATCCTGTGGGAAAATTTCTGCAGAAGTATGGGCCTGTTTTCAGAAATACAGCTGGCCGGGAAATATACGGGAACTGAAAAATGTAATCAGGCGCGCTTGTTTGCTGACGCCGGAACTACAGGATATTACCATGGTAGCGTTGCCGCTGGAAATGAAGGAGTCCTTCCTGCAAACAGTAGACGAAACGCCGGCAGGTGGCGAACTGGTATTGATTACCAATGATAATGATCTTAAGTCAGTAGCCTTACAGGCAGAATATAATAAGATCATCAACGTACTGAAAGAAGTAAAATACAACAAAACAAAAGCAGCACAGGTGTTGAACATCGACAGAAAAACCCTGTATAATAAATTGCGGCTGCTGAATATCAACTATTAA
- a CDS encoding response regulator, which produces MKGPTILIIDDEPDICRLLQLSLVRHGYNVKYVHELGAGLQYLQKQQPDLLFLDIHLPDGSGLEALPIIKQRCPTLSVITISAYDNAMEKQTALQAGAAFFLAKPFSVKHVDELIDHMKSA; this is translated from the coding sequence ATGAAAGGACCTACTATACTGATTATTGATGATGAGCCGGACATCTGCAGATTATTACAGCTAAGTCTTGTAAGACATGGTTATAATGTAAAATATGTTCATGAGCTTGGAGCAGGGTTGCAATACCTGCAAAAGCAGCAACCAGACCTGCTTTTCCTGGATATTCATCTGCCGGATGGATCGGGGTTGGAAGCATTGCCCATTATCAAACAAAGGTGTCCAACATTATCGGTGATCACTATCAGTGCCTATGATAACGCCATGGAGAAGCAAACTGCTTTACAGGCCGGTGCCGCTTTTTTCCTGGCTAAACCATTCAGTGTGAAGCATGTAGATGAGCTGATAGACCACATGAAAAGCGCTTGA
- a CDS encoding glycosyltransferase encodes MNRTLLFVTSFPPRECGIATFAQDLVNAMQKNFAGKLNIEIAALKESGKPNINKELPVTYLVNPFDIDDCIAFAQQINQNDKIDLLCFEHEFGLYGGEYGHNLLAMLSLLDKPFIIRFHTVLPYPDSKCARIVSLVSTLAAKVLVMTQSSATLLTQVYQVPAEKIIHIPHGTHAHIVDDPTLLKKQYDLEGKKVFTTFGLLSENKGLETGILAMKDIVKAYPDVIYLILGKTHPVIFSRDGEKYRESLELLVKEHHLENNVRFVNSYLSLETLLDYLSLTDIYLFTSKDPHQAVSGTFVYAMSAGCAIISTSFIQAKEMLDGEAGCLIDFNNPVQLTAAACRLLADPELRLKMSRRAIEKTRNSIWENVAIAHIAVVSDILAEDKILPNLPMPYLDHVDRMTDEFGMLQFSIHDAPDPEFGYTLDDNARALIAMCMYNTELKSGSFVNSLCRRYMDFIGYCQKPSGRFLNYVNKEGAFTDMNQEVNLDDANGRAVWALGYVLYANRHLPFDIVQHAWTMFRLSMRWMGKLQSPRAIAFVIKGLYYSLYYRKDEAIKEMLGILTEKLYTAYTQEADENWHWYEAYLTYGNAVLPEAMMMGYQITGEEKYRTVAMESLEFLCSKTFTDSYMKVISNKTWYHKHADSQQEDGGEQSIEVAYTMMALNTFYHATGEHSYLEKMRLAFSWYLGNNHLQQLIYNPLTCGCYDGLEKNNVNQNQGAESTVCYLIARLLMEQWNKYKYVATKHNHLEPARLGSN; translated from the coding sequence ATGAACAGAACCTTACTTTTTGTTACATCCTTTCCACCCCGCGAGTGCGGCATCGCCACCTTCGCACAGGATCTGGTAAATGCTATGCAAAAGAATTTCGCCGGCAAACTCAATATTGAAATTGCGGCGTTAAAGGAGTCGGGTAAACCTAATATCAACAAAGAATTACCGGTAACCTATCTGGTAAACCCATTTGATATTGATGATTGTATTGCATTTGCCCAACAAATAAATCAAAATGATAAAATAGACCTGCTTTGTTTTGAGCATGAATTTGGCCTCTATGGCGGCGAATACGGGCATAACCTGTTAGCCATGCTCTCTTTGCTGGATAAACCTTTTATCATCCGTTTTCACACCGTTTTACCGTATCCTGATAGCAAGTGTGCCAGGATTGTAAGCCTCGTCAGCACCCTGGCGGCCAAAGTACTGGTCATGACACAGTCTTCCGCCACTTTGCTCACGCAGGTATACCAGGTACCGGCAGAAAAAATTATTCATATCCCACATGGTACCCATGCACATATCGTAGACGACCCTACGTTGTTGAAAAAACAGTATGACCTGGAAGGGAAAAAAGTATTTACCACCTTTGGACTGCTCAGCGAAAACAAAGGCCTGGAAACAGGTATCCTGGCGATGAAGGATATTGTAAAAGCATATCCGGACGTGATATACCTGATTCTTGGTAAAACCCATCCGGTGATATTCAGCCGGGATGGAGAAAAGTATCGGGAATCCCTGGAACTGCTGGTAAAGGAACATCACCTGGAAAATAATGTACGGTTTGTGAATAGCTATCTTTCTCTGGAAACCTTACTGGATTATCTGTCGCTGACCGATATATACCTGTTTACTTCCAAAGACCCGCATCAGGCGGTGAGTGGCACCTTCGTATATGCGATGAGCGCTGGTTGTGCTATTATTTCCACCTCTTTTATTCAGGCAAAGGAAATGCTCGACGGAGAAGCCGGCTGCCTGATAGATTTTAATAACCCTGTCCAGCTGACTGCGGCCGCCTGCCGCCTGCTGGCAGATCCGGAGCTGCGGCTGAAAATGAGCCGGCGCGCTATTGAAAAAACACGTAACTCTATCTGGGAAAATGTGGCAATTGCTCATATTGCAGTAGTCAGCGATATCCTCGCAGAAGATAAAATACTACCCAATCTGCCCATGCCTTATCTCGATCACGTAGATCGTATGACAGACGAATTCGGTATGCTGCAGTTTTCGATACACGACGCACCCGATCCTGAATTCGGATATACCCTGGATGACAATGCCAGGGCCCTGATTGCCATGTGTATGTATAATACGGAGCTGAAATCCGGGAGTTTTGTCAACTCACTGTGCCGCAGATACATGGACTTTATCGGATATTGCCAGAAGCCATCCGGCAGGTTCCTGAATTATGTCAATAAAGAGGGGGCTTTTACCGATATGAATCAGGAGGTAAATCTCGATGATGCCAACGGCCGTGCAGTATGGGCATTGGGATATGTGTTATATGCCAACCGGCACCTGCCCTTCGATATTGTACAACATGCCTGGACGATGTTCCGGTTGAGTATGCGCTGGATGGGAAAATTACAATCTCCGCGCGCCATCGCTTTTGTCATCAAGGGACTTTATTATTCCCTTTATTACCGGAAAGATGAGGCTATCAAAGAGATGTTAGGTATACTTACAGAAAAACTGTACACGGCCTATACACAGGAAGCAGATGAAAACTGGCATTGGTATGAAGCTTATCTGACCTACGGTAATGCGGTATTACCCGAAGCAATGATGATGGGATATCAGATAACCGGAGAGGAGAAATACCGTACCGTGGCAATGGAAAGCCTGGAATTTCTTTGCAGTAAGACTTTCACCGATAGTTACATGAAAGTGATCAGCAATAAAACCTGGTACCACAAACATGCCGACAGCCAACAGGAAGACGGTGGAGAACAATCCATAGAAGTAGCTTACACCATGATGGCACTGAATACTTTCTATCATGCTACCGGAGAACATAGTTACCTGGAAAAAATGCGTCTTGCCTTTAGCTGGTATCTGGGTAATAATCATCTGCAACAGCTGATTTATAATCCACTTACCTGCGGATGCTATGATGGATTGGAAAAAAATAATGTAAACCAAAACCAGGGAGCCGAATCAACCGTATGTTACCTGATTGCCCGGCTACTGATGGAACAATGGAATAAATACAAATATGTTGCAACAAAACACAACCACCTGGAGCCGGCAAGACTCGGGTCTAACTGA
- a CDS encoding NAD(P)H-dependent glycerol-3-phosphate dehydrogenase translates to MSKEKRIGIIGSGSWATALAKILTDNGQHIHWWIRNEDTIQHLQQRHHNKHYLTSVYFDTSLLSPDSHLASVVAACDQLVLAVPSAFLEDVLQTLPPDALQDKQVISAIKGLVPGRNILINEYLEQQFQLPDSQYFTITGPCHAEEVANEKLSYLTFSGTSQEATQAIADRFTGSYLQTIVNTDLIGVQLAAVLKNIYALGAGIAHGLEYGDNFLSVFITNCFREMQTFLEKYEEQQASVSGLPPVAHNYSASAYLGDLLVTCYSLHSRNRTFGNMIGKGYSVKAAQLELNMIAEGYYASKCMYEMNQQIGAYMPVAQAVYAILWQQVHPSEAFMALEKGFI, encoded by the coding sequence GTGAGTAAGGAAAAACGTATTGGTATCATCGGCAGTGGCAGCTGGGCTACTGCGCTGGCAAAAATCCTGACCGATAACGGACAGCATATTCACTGGTGGATCCGGAATGAAGATACCATCCAGCATTTACAGCAACGGCATCATAACAAACATTACCTCACTTCTGTATATTTTGATACCAGTTTACTTTCACCGGACAGCCACCTGGCATCCGTAGTGGCAGCCTGTGATCAATTGGTGCTGGCAGTGCCTTCCGCATTCCTGGAAGACGTACTGCAAACATTGCCACCGGATGCGCTGCAAGACAAGCAGGTCATTTCTGCGATCAAAGGACTCGTGCCTGGCAGAAATATCCTGATCAACGAATACCTGGAACAACAGTTCCAATTGCCGGATAGCCAGTATTTTACCATTACAGGCCCCTGTCATGCGGAAGAAGTGGCCAATGAAAAGCTGTCTTACCTCACGTTTTCAGGAACCAGCCAGGAAGCTACCCAGGCCATTGCCGACCGGTTTACCGGTAGCTACCTGCAAACCATTGTCAATACAGATCTGATTGGTGTACAGCTGGCAGCCGTACTCAAAAATATATATGCGCTGGGAGCGGGTATCGCACACGGACTGGAATATGGAGATAATTTTCTGAGTGTGTTTATTACGAATTGTTTCCGGGAGATGCAGACCTTTCTGGAGAAGTATGAAGAGCAGCAGGCCAGCGTGTCGGGGTTACCGCCGGTAGCACATAACTACAGCGCCAGTGCATATCTGGGCGATCTGTTGGTGACTTGCTATTCGTTGCATAGCCGGAACCGTACTTTCGGTAATATGATTGGAAAAGGATATAGTGTGAAGGCGGCGCAATTAGAGCTGAACATGATAGCAGAAGGCTATTATGCCAGCAAATGTATGTATGAAATGAACCAGCAGATAGGGGCTTATATGCCGGTTGCACAGGCGGTTTATGCTATTCTGTGGCAACAGGTACACCCGTCAGAAGCCTTTATGGCCCTGGAGAAAGGTTTTATATAA
- a CDS encoding efflux RND transporter periplasmic adaptor subunit, with product MKKKTLYWLIGILGSLVILLMVLKSSGVIGKEEGIKVAVDKASRKNIIEVVTASGKIYPEVEVKVSSDVSGEITDLLVMEGDSVKKGQVLARIYADIYGSMVDKAAASVSQSQAQLANTTASLNSYKARLDQNKAAFNRNRELLNQKVISKSEFETSEATYLASLADYNAAVQQINSSKYAVQSAQANLNEANKNLGRTTIAAPMGGIISLLSVKKGERVVGTAQMTGTEMLRIADMNAMEVRVDVGENDVPKVKYGDTAIIEVDAYNNRQFKGVVTQIASSSKGAANATATTTSSAEQVTSYIVHIRILASSYQDLIDPKAPRSFPFRPGMSASVDIQTRHVNNVLSIPINAVTTREDTTHNGDKKKQEQDNTTASSAADTKPALNEVVFLLQKDNTVKMVSVKTGVQDDSYIQITAGVAEGDQIISAPYSAVSRTLGNGKKVEVVPKAQLFEGQQQK from the coding sequence ATGAAGAAAAAGACACTTTATTGGCTCATAGGCATTCTTGGTTCACTCGTTATTTTACTCATGGTATTAAAATCATCCGGAGTAATTGGTAAGGAAGAAGGGATTAAAGTTGCTGTTGACAAAGCCTCCCGAAAAAATATTATAGAGGTAGTTACTGCCAGCGGTAAAATCTATCCGGAGGTAGAAGTAAAAGTAAGCTCCGATGTATCCGGTGAAATTACAGACCTGCTGGTAATGGAAGGCGATTCCGTTAAAAAAGGTCAGGTACTGGCACGGATATACGCAGATATTTATGGTTCCATGGTGGACAAAGCGGCGGCTTCTGTAAGTCAGTCACAAGCCCAGCTGGCTAATACCACTGCTTCCCTGAATTCCTATAAAGCCCGTTTGGATCAGAATAAAGCAGCATTTAACCGTAACAGGGAATTACTGAATCAGAAAGTAATTTCAAAATCAGAATTTGAAACATCAGAAGCTACCTATCTGGCATCACTGGCAGATTATAATGCCGCCGTACAACAGATAAACAGTAGTAAATATGCTGTGCAGAGTGCACAGGCCAATCTGAATGAAGCCAACAAAAACCTGGGTCGTACCACAATTGCCGCACCAATGGGCGGTATCATTTCCCTGCTGTCTGTAAAGAAAGGGGAAAGGGTAGTAGGTACTGCACAGATGACCGGTACAGAAATGCTGCGCATTGCAGACATGAATGCCATGGAAGTGAGAGTGGATGTAGGCGAAAATGATGTACCCAAAGTAAAATACGGAGATACTGCCATCATAGAAGTAGATGCCTATAACAACCGGCAGTTTAAAGGAGTGGTAACACAGATTGCCAGCTCCAGCAAAGGTGCTGCCAACGCTACCGCTACCACTACTTCTTCTGCAGAGCAGGTAACCAGCTACATTGTACATATCCGTATATTGGCCAGCAGCTATCAGGACCTGATTGATCCGAAAGCGCCACGGAGTTTTCCTTTCCGTCCGGGTATGAGCGCCAGCGTAGATATCCAGACCAGACACGTGAACAACGTGCTGTCTATTCCTATCAATGCCGTAACAACCCGGGAAGACACTACCCATAACGGCGACAAGAAAAAGCAGGAACAGGATAATACCACTGCTTCTTCCGCTGCCGACACTAAACCTGCCTTGAATGAAGTAGTGTTCTTACTGCAAAAGGATAATACCGTTAAAATGGTATCCGTAAAAACCGGTGTACAGGATGATAGTTACATCCAGATTACTGCTGGTGTGGCAGAAGGGGATCAGATCATCAGCGCTCCTTACAGCGCGGTTTCCCGAACACTGGGTAATGGTAAAAAAGTAGAAGTTGTTCCGAAGGCACAGCTCTTCGAAGGACAACAACAGAAATAA
- a CDS encoding TolC family protein: protein MLYTQLVGYDAIPTKILPSIKKGRKLSSQLLYFWHVMRISQITGAILILFMFANITSAAAQDTWSLKRCVDYALQNSIQVKQQEVQKRLAELTLKQSQLSRLPNANGTIQGGYSDGRAASLLDNSYVNQSVFSSSGQLSADADIFGWFGKQHTIAANRLDAASNSFLLLKARNDLAFNVTTAFLKILLDKEQVKINEVNLKQTTQNLENTKKLVIAGSVPESNQADLEAQLALDSSTLVTAQNTVILSTLQLKAYMNLGFEIAFQPEIPENISDIPLAPIAEMSPEMVYSVATSTYPQLKSDELRIESATRNLKSARAGLYPKLTSYGNLYTRYANNYYIDPIKQITMPFGQQIDNTFQKDIGLSLRIPLFNGWQQRATVAKAKEEVFNRKLTRDLDNQKLKQDIYTAHANAIAALQKLSATSKGVEAAQKSYDFATKRFNIGLMNTIDYITTQSKLFKAQIDKVSAQYDYIFKMKLLEFYRDQKISL from the coding sequence ATGTTGTACACGCAATTAGTAGGGTATGATGCCATACCTACTAAAATTTTACCTTCTATCAAGAAGGGTAGAAAACTATCATCACAATTACTATATTTTTGGCATGTTATGAGAATATCCCAAATTACAGGAGCGATCCTGATTTTATTCATGTTTGCTAACATAACATCGGCCGCGGCGCAGGATACTTGGAGTTTGAAAAGATGCGTCGATTATGCTTTGCAAAATAGTATACAGGTAAAACAGCAGGAAGTGCAAAAGCGCCTGGCTGAACTTACGTTGAAGCAAAGCCAGTTGAGCAGACTCCCGAATGCGAATGGTACTATTCAGGGTGGATACTCAGATGGTAGGGCCGCCAGCTTGCTGGATAACTCCTATGTAAACCAGTCCGTTTTCTCTTCCTCTGGTCAGTTAAGTGCAGATGCCGATATCTTTGGCTGGTTTGGCAAACAACATACTATTGCTGCCAACAGACTGGATGCCGCTTCCAATAGCTTTCTGTTACTGAAAGCCAGAAATGATCTCGCTTTTAATGTGACCACTGCCTTCCTGAAAATTCTGTTGGATAAGGAACAGGTAAAAATCAATGAGGTTAATCTGAAACAAACTACCCAGAACCTGGAAAATACTAAGAAGCTGGTAATTGCCGGATCTGTACCGGAAAGTAACCAGGCCGACCTGGAAGCGCAGCTGGCACTGGATAGTTCTACGCTGGTAACAGCCCAGAACACCGTAATCCTGTCTACCCTGCAGCTCAAGGCGTATATGAACCTGGGTTTTGAAATCGCCTTTCAGCCGGAAATTCCTGAAAATATTTCCGACATACCTTTAGCGCCTATCGCAGAAATGTCGCCGGAAATGGTGTATAGCGTGGCTACTTCCACTTATCCGCAGCTCAAATCGGATGAACTGAGAATAGAAAGTGCTACCCGTAATCTTAAATCGGCTCGGGCAGGATTGTATCCTAAGTTGACTAGTTATGGTAACCTCTATACACGATATGCCAATAACTATTATATAGATCCAATTAAGCAGATTACCATGCCTTTCGGTCAGCAGATTGATAATACCTTCCAGAAAGATATTGGTTTAAGCCTGCGGATTCCGCTGTTTAACGGCTGGCAGCAACGGGCTACCGTAGCCAAAGCAAAAGAGGAAGTATTTAACAGGAAGCTTACCCGTGACCTGGATAATCAGAAATTAAAGCAGGATATTTATACGGCGCATGCCAATGCCATTGCTGCACTCCAAAAACTCAGCGCTACCTCCAAAGGGGTGGAAGCTGCCCAGAAATCCTATGATTTTGCGACCAAACGCTTTAACATTGGATTGATGAATACCATTGATTATATTACTACCCAAAGCAAATTGTTTAAAGCGCAGATAGATAAGGTATCTGCACAATACGATTATATATTTAAAATGAAATTACTGGAGTTCTACAGAGATCAAAAAATATCACTGTAG
- a CDS encoding ABC transporter ATP-binding protein, whose product MIQLQQVSKYYPVGFGKNEILKDIDLTVQEGEFVSIMGPSGSGKSTLLHILGLLEEPSDGQYLFAGERVDKMNEKKRTQLHRDAIGFVFQAYHLIDELTVYENIETPLLYKNIPASERKSRVADVLDRFNIVAKKDLFPNQLSGGQQQLVGIARAIVAAPRVILADEPTGNLHSEQARVIMELFKQLNQQDKITIIQVTHSDVNATYGNRIIQIRDGRIQAQ is encoded by the coding sequence ATGATACAGCTGCAGCAAGTGTCTAAATATTACCCGGTAGGATTTGGCAAAAATGAAATTCTGAAAGATATTGATCTCACCGTACAGGAAGGAGAATTTGTTTCTATTATGGGGCCTTCCGGTTCTGGCAAATCTACCTTGTTGCATATCCTGGGATTGCTGGAAGAGCCATCAGACGGGCAATACCTGTTTGCGGGTGAGCGGGTAGACAAGATGAATGAGAAAAAGCGTACGCAGTTGCATCGCGATGCGATCGGATTTGTTTTTCAGGCTTATCATCTGATAGATGAGTTAACCGTATATGAAAATATTGAAACCCCTTTATTATATAAGAACATACCGGCATCCGAAAGAAAGAGCCGGGTGGCAGACGTACTGGATCGTTTTAATATTGTAGCGAAAAAAGACCTGTTTCCTAACCAGTTATCAGGTGGTCAGCAACAGTTGGTGGGTATTGCCCGCGCTATTGTTGCAGCGCCCAGGGTAATCCTGGCAGACGAACCAACCGGCAACCTGCATTCTGAACAGGCCCGTGTTATTATGGAGTTGTTCAAACAACTGAATCAGCAGGATAAAATAACCATTATTCAGGTAACCCATTCTGACGTAAACGCCACCTATGGCAACCGTATTATTCAGATACGTGATGGACGTATACAGGCGCAATAA